One Acidobacteriota bacterium DNA window includes the following coding sequences:
- a CDS encoding DUF1772 domain-containing protein: protein MPLLNLTSELIQILSTAGIGLLVGALLTEGCLLVPYWHSLSADRFHALYRELHPLLYRYFTPLTVAPLLLSLIAGVTSILVAGSKSWSTLTAGVLMVCVTATHEIYFKKANSQFAAGSLSPDELSHELARWSAWNWFRVGLGLMAFSASILGLRFGS from the coding sequence ATGCCCCTGCTGAACCTGACAAGCGAGTTGATCCAAATCCTGTCAACGGCTGGCATTGGCCTGCTGGTGGGTGCGTTGCTGACCGAAGGGTGTCTGCTGGTTCCATACTGGCACAGTTTGTCTGCAGATCGCTTTCATGCGCTTTATCGAGAACTCCATCCCCTGCTCTACCGGTACTTTACACCGCTGACCGTTGCTCCGCTGCTCCTTTCTCTTATCGCAGGCGTCACCAGCATTCTGGTCGCCGGTTCCAAAAGTTGGTCCACACTAACGGCAGGTGTCCTCATGGTGTGTGTGACAGCCACGCATGAAATTTACTTTAAAAAAGCCAACTCGCAATTTGCCGCCGGTTCACTCAGCCCCGATGAACTTTCACATGAACTAGCCCGCTGGTCAGCCTGGAACTGGTTCCGGGTTGGTCTGGGATTGATGGCGTTTAGCGCTTCAATTCTTGGACTTCGGTTTGGGTCATAA
- the serC gene encoding 3-phosphoserine/phosphohydroxythreonine transaminase, translating to MSSPLPKRIFNFSAGPAIMPVSVLEQIRDEMMSLPGVGMSVLEISHRSKVFDEIIQTAEAKLRSLMGIPDNYHVLFLQGGASLQFSMVPINLLPANGSADYIVTGVWSEKAVKEAKKVGTVKTAGTTKAENFSRIPNQSELTLDPDAAYVHFTSNNTIFGTEWRTEPEVGNVPLICDASSDILSRPVDVSKYGMIYAGAQKNIGPSGVTLVIVRDDLLARIPDGLHTMLDYRTHVKDKSLYNTPPTFGIYVIGLVAKWLEGLGGLAAMEKMNQEKAGILYDAIDASEFYRGTADKNSRSLMNVCFRLPSEELEKDLIKQATAAGFDGLKGHRSVGGLRASIYNAFPKEGVAALVEFMKEFERKHA from the coding sequence ATGTCGAGTCCACTACCAAAGCGAATTTTTAATTTCAGCGCCGGCCCGGCCATCATGCCAGTGTCCGTGCTGGAGCAAATCCGTGACGAAATGATGTCGTTGCCCGGCGTCGGCATGTCCGTTCTGGAAATCAGCCATCGGTCAAAAGTGTTTGATGAAATCATTCAAACAGCCGAAGCCAAACTCCGCAGCCTGATGGGGATCCCTGACAATTACCACGTGCTGTTTTTGCAGGGCGGCGCCAGTTTGCAATTCTCAATGGTGCCGATCAACCTGCTGCCGGCCAACGGTTCTGCCGACTACATTGTAACCGGCGTCTGGTCGGAAAAGGCGGTCAAGGAAGCCAAAAAGGTCGGCACGGTGAAAACGGCTGGCACCACGAAAGCCGAGAACTTTTCGCGCATCCCGAATCAGTCAGAATTAACCCTCGACCCGGATGCCGCCTATGTGCATTTCACCTCCAACAATACAATTTTTGGAACTGAATGGCGCACCGAACCCGAAGTTGGCAACGTGCCACTGATTTGCGACGCCTCGTCTGACATTCTGAGCCGACCGGTTGATGTTTCAAAGTATGGGATGATTTATGCCGGTGCCCAGAAGAACATTGGTCCTTCAGGAGTAACGCTGGTCATTGTGCGTGATGACTTGCTGGCGAGAATTCCTGACGGGCTGCATACCATGCTGGACTACCGGACCCACGTCAAAGACAAGTCGCTCTATAACACACCCCCAACCTTTGGGATTTATGTGATTGGACTGGTAGCGAAGTGGCTGGAAGGACTGGGCGGACTGGCAGCGATGGAGAAGATGAATCAAGAAAAAGCCGGTATTCTCTATGATGCGATTGATGCCTCTGAGTTCTATCGTGGAACGGCTGACAAAAACAGCCGCTCACTGATGAATGTCTGCTTCCGTCTGCCAAGTGAAGAGCTTGAAAAAGACCTCATCAAACAGGCAACCGCCGCTGGGTTTGATGGGTTGAAAGGCCATCGGTCAGTCGGCGGTCTGCGGGCTTCGATTTACAACGCGTTCCCGAAAGAAGGTGTGGCCGCGCTGGTTGAATTTATGAAGGAATTTGAGCGGAAACATGCTTAG